One genomic region from Haloterrigena gelatinilytica encodes:
- a CDS encoding carbohydrate ABC transporter permease: MTDGGTSEERSTLRRWLDSDIVQSSPFWLPPFLLMGFFVYAAIGWNLLLSLTEYSGFGDPDYSNLGLHNYRAMLDDPGMWAATRNTFVLLVGFTLVCLVVGLLLALLLDREIRFSRSFRTIYLLPFALSFIVTAQFWRWMYNVNNGIVNQFIGLFGLGPYRWLGSPKLVLGAVIFALVWQFSGYTMIIYLAALRSIPNDQYEAARVDGASTLRMYWRVIVPQLRPATVSASVVLVLFALKAFDFLYATFDGYRPRRGADILATKMVRESFGRAEWAYGSSIALMLFVLSLAVIAPYLYNQYKRGNL, from the coding sequence GTGACTGACGGGGGGACGAGCGAGGAGCGCTCGACACTTCGACGCTGGCTCGACAGCGATATCGTGCAGTCGTCGCCGTTCTGGCTGCCGCCGTTCCTGCTGATGGGCTTTTTCGTCTACGCCGCCATCGGTTGGAACCTCCTGCTCTCGCTGACGGAGTACTCCGGATTCGGCGATCCGGACTACAGCAACCTCGGGCTGCACAACTACCGGGCGATGCTGGACGATCCGGGGATGTGGGCGGCGACGCGAAACACGTTCGTCCTGCTCGTGGGATTCACGCTCGTGTGTCTGGTCGTCGGCCTGCTCCTCGCGCTGCTGCTCGACCGTGAGATCCGGTTCAGCAGGTCGTTTCGAACGATCTACCTCCTGCCGTTCGCCCTCTCGTTCATCGTCACGGCCCAGTTCTGGCGGTGGATGTACAACGTGAACAACGGCATCGTCAACCAGTTCATCGGGCTCTTCGGCCTCGGCCCCTATCGCTGGCTCGGGAGTCCCAAACTCGTGTTGGGAGCGGTGATCTTCGCGCTCGTCTGGCAGTTCAGCGGGTACACGATGATCATCTACCTCGCAGCGCTCCGGTCGATCCCGAACGACCAGTACGAGGCCGCACGAGTCGACGGAGCGAGCACGCTTCGGATGTACTGGCGCGTAATCGTTCCGCAGTTACGGCCGGCGACGGTCAGCGCATCCGTCGTGTTAGTGCTGTTCGCGCTGAAGGCCTTCGACTTCCTGTACGCGACCTTCGACGGTTACCGACCTCGCCGCGGGGCCGACATTCTGGCGACCAAGATGGTCCGCGAGTCGTTCGGTCGAGCAGAGTGGGCGTACGGATCGTCGATCGCGCTCATGTTGTTCGTGCTGTCGCTGGCGGTCATCGCGCCGTACCTGTACAATCAATACAAGCGGGGGAACCTATGA
- a CDS encoding hemolysin family protein, translating into MNSLVIGGRLFAGVLLILANAFFVAIEFALTRARQFTEEEFVGGNPKLERAWAMTDDLELYLTTCQVGITASSIAVGIVAEPALAAIFEPLFENTVLASVGSGAIIAFLIINLVHLTHGEQTPTYLGVERSRMVCRYGAAPLYWFHWLISPVITLGDGIAKLTLKLFGIEMTGAWLETEEDVIESRADLRNRLGSVLQEGDLSEERREEVMNAFQIGEQSISELMVPPEEIVTLSTEADTEENFRKMEERPQTRYPLVGDELTDFRGIVYTPIFLRHREELAEGDIDFTELAAPPMTLSPDADVSDAVDQFQAENQELALVIEDGEVVGLVTVTDLLEAVMGDIEDPIDEAELEPVDR; encoded by the coding sequence ATGAACTCGCTCGTCATCGGTGGGCGACTGTTCGCAGGCGTCTTGCTCATTCTGGCGAACGCCTTCTTCGTCGCCATCGAGTTCGCGCTGACCCGTGCGCGACAGTTCACGGAGGAGGAATTCGTCGGCGGCAACCCCAAACTGGAGCGGGCGTGGGCGATGACCGACGACCTCGAACTCTACTTGACGACGTGTCAGGTGGGTATCACGGCCTCGAGTATCGCCGTCGGGATCGTGGCCGAACCCGCGCTGGCGGCCATCTTCGAACCGTTGTTCGAGAACACGGTACTGGCCTCGGTCGGGAGCGGGGCGATCATCGCCTTCCTGATCATCAACCTCGTCCACCTGACCCACGGCGAACAGACGCCGACGTATCTGGGCGTCGAACGCTCGCGGATGGTCTGTCGGTACGGTGCCGCACCGCTGTACTGGTTCCACTGGCTGATTTCTCCGGTCATCACGCTCGGCGACGGCATCGCGAAACTGACGCTGAAACTCTTCGGGATCGAGATGACCGGCGCGTGGCTCGAGACCGAAGAGGACGTCATCGAGTCCCGGGCAGATCTCCGGAACCGGCTCGGTTCGGTCCTCCAAGAGGGCGATCTCTCGGAGGAACGCCGCGAGGAGGTGATGAACGCGTTTCAGATCGGCGAACAGTCCATCAGCGAACTGATGGTGCCGCCCGAGGAAATCGTCACACTGTCGACCGAAGCCGATACCGAGGAGAACTTCCGGAAGATGGAGGAGCGACCGCAGACGCGGTATCCGCTGGTCGGCGATGAACTGACTGACTTCCGCGGGATCGTCTACACACCGATTTTCCTCAGACACCGCGAGGAGTTGGCCGAGGGCGATATCGACTTCACCGAGCTAGCGGCGCCACCGATGACGCTCTCACCCGACGCGGACGTCAGCGACGCGGTCGACCAGTTCCAGGCCGAGAATCAGGAACTCGCGCTGGTGATCGAAGACGGTGAGGTCGTCGGGCTGGTGACCGTGACCGACCTGCTCGAGGCGGTGATGGGTGATATCGAGGACCCGATCGACGAGGCAGAGCTCGAGCCGGTCGATCGCTGA
- a CDS encoding HVO_2901 family zinc finger protein, which produces MHTCRNCNQSFQTELDLELHRDTCRKGQLLCQVCGERFREGDATQDGWHYECPNEDCDGEGLTADLYRVEDVRTTTTH; this is translated from the coding sequence ATGCACACCTGTCGCAACTGCAACCAGTCGTTCCAAACCGAACTCGACCTCGAACTCCACCGCGATACGTGTCGAAAGGGACAACTCCTCTGTCAGGTATGCGGCGAACGATTCCGGGAGGGCGACGCCACGCAGGACGGATGGCACTACGAGTGCCCGAACGAGGACTGTGACGGCGAGGGGCTCACGGCCGACCTGTATCGCGTCGAAGACGTTCGAACGACGACGACGCACTGA
- a CDS encoding class II fumarate hydratase — MSEDYRVERDSLGEMQVPADAYWGAQTQRAIQNFPISGISFSRRFIRGLGVVKKAAAQANRDLDLIDDDVAEAIVEAADEVIAGEHDDQFPVDVFQTGSGTSSNMNANEVIANRAAELMGSEIGDRVVHPNDHVNYGQSSNDVIPTAMHVASLEAVEKDVIPALDTLREALEEKEEEFDDVVKTGRTHLQDATPVTLGQEFSGYRTQVEKGLSRVDKVREHLAELALGGTATGTGLNTHPEFPGRAAEYITKETGVQFREADNHFEAQAAHDAMSEAHGALRVVAGSLNKIANDLRLLASGPRNGLGEIEQPENQPGSSIMPGKINPVVAEAVNQVHKQVVGNDAAVSAGAAEGQIDLNLYKPVLAHNFLESAELISNASQVFAERFVAELEANEEYCAERVEESMAMATSLNVHIGYDKASEVAKTALKEDKTVREVVLEKGYLDEEEADEVLDPRKMTERGILGQDD, encoded by the coding sequence ATGAGTGAGGACTACAGAGTCGAACGCGACAGCCTCGGCGAGATGCAGGTACCCGCGGACGCCTACTGGGGCGCCCAGACCCAACGCGCTATCCAGAACTTCCCGATCTCGGGAATCTCGTTCAGCCGTCGGTTCATCCGCGGGCTCGGCGTCGTCAAGAAGGCCGCCGCGCAGGCCAACCGCGATCTGGACCTGATCGACGACGACGTCGCCGAAGCGATCGTCGAGGCGGCCGACGAGGTCATCGCCGGCGAGCACGACGACCAGTTCCCGGTCGACGTCTTCCAGACCGGTTCCGGCACCTCCTCGAACATGAACGCCAACGAGGTCATCGCCAACCGCGCCGCCGAGCTCATGGGCAGCGAAATCGGCGACCGCGTCGTCCACCCCAACGACCACGTCAACTACGGCCAGTCCTCCAACGACGTCATCCCGACCGCGATGCACGTCGCCTCCCTCGAGGCCGTCGAGAAGGACGTCATTCCCGCCCTCGACACGCTCCGCGAGGCCTTAGAGGAGAAAGAAGAGGAGTTCGACGACGTCGTGAAAACGGGCCGGACCCACCTGCAGGACGCGACGCCCGTAACCCTGGGCCAGGAGTTCTCCGGCTACCGAACGCAGGTCGAGAAGGGGCTCTCGCGGGTCGACAAGGTCCGCGAACACCTCGCGGAACTCGCGCTGGGCGGCACCGCGACCGGAACGGGACTGAACACCCACCCCGAGTTCCCCGGCCGCGCCGCCGAGTACATCACCAAGGAGACCGGCGTCCAGTTCCGAGAGGCCGACAACCACTTCGAGGCCCAGGCCGCCCACGACGCGATGTCCGAGGCCCACGGCGCCCTGCGCGTCGTCGCTGGCTCGCTGAACAAGATCGCCAACGACCTGCGACTGCTCGCCTCCGGCCCCCGTAACGGCCTCGGCGAGATCGAACAGCCCGAGAACCAGCCCGGCTCCTCGATCATGCCCGGCAAGATCAACCCCGTCGTCGCCGAGGCCGTCAACCAGGTCCACAAGCAGGTCGTCGGCAACGACGCCGCCGTCTCCGCCGGCGCCGCCGAGGGCCAGATCGACCTCAACCTCTACAAGCCCGTGCTCGCGCACAACTTCCTCGAGTCGGCCGAACTCATCTCGAACGCGAGCCAGGTCTTCGCCGAGCGCTTCGTCGCGGAACTCGAGGCCAACGAGGAGTACTGCGCCGAGCGCGTCGAGGAGTCGATGGCGATGGCCACCTCGCTGAACGTCCACATCGGCTACGACAAGGCCAGCGAGGTCGCCAAGACCGCGCTCAAGGAGGACAAGACCGTTCGCGAGGTCGTCCTCGAGAAGGGCTACTTAGACGAGGAGGAGGCCGACGAGGTCCTCGACCCCCGAAAGATGACCGAGCGCGGTATCCTCGGTCAGGACGACTGA
- a CDS encoding PH domain-containing protein has protein sequence MASETNRLHPLSGAMMAVRRGVTGLSIPVFLTGIVPTALGIDADLAVDLLFVLAPLGFVVGVGYGLAYYYRFTYALTADTFDVTSGVFSRRAREIPYRRVQNVDVSQGIVQRLLGLAAVSIETAGGGSTEATLRFVSSDEADRVRSEIRRRTAALDDASDAAEGSAAPDSVSETADEDVVEPQRDNDAARGDRSTTLLFELEVGELLVYAATAFRWGAAVFPILLVTLFLDADSGAGFVPDFVFETARAVGGPESIDGAPVNALLILAAVAALQWFVATYVASALYTIVNYYGFRLGRQGNDLLYERGLLQRYSGSIPTDKIQSVTVTDNPLQRLVGYAGLWVETAGYGPESAGGNQSAVPMAAESRIYRFATALTGVDRPDFRGASPLARRRYLVRYSLLAVGVVALAFGASRVTGLERWYLAAVAVAAAPPAAHLKYVNIGYHVGDDHIVIRRGFWRRRTTVIPYYRVQTISTRRSIFQRRLGLASLVVDTASSQTFSWSEPTIEDIDLETARTLHETCGERLQTALRERAGDDVGLSVEPGDRS, from the coding sequence ATGGCGTCTGAGACGAACCGTCTCCACCCGCTCAGCGGGGCGATGATGGCCGTTCGGCGGGGCGTCACCGGACTCTCGATTCCCGTGTTCCTCACGGGAATCGTCCCGACCGCCCTCGGCATCGACGCCGACTTGGCCGTCGACCTCCTGTTCGTCCTCGCTCCGCTCGGCTTCGTCGTCGGCGTCGGCTACGGCCTCGCGTACTACTACCGCTTTACGTACGCGCTCACGGCGGACACGTTCGACGTGACGTCGGGAGTATTCTCCCGGCGCGCCCGCGAGATTCCGTACCGCCGCGTCCAGAACGTCGACGTCTCGCAGGGGATCGTCCAGCGACTGCTCGGCCTCGCCGCCGTCTCGATCGAGACCGCCGGCGGCGGCAGCACCGAGGCGACGCTGCGGTTCGTGAGCAGCGACGAGGCCGATCGCGTCCGCTCGGAAATCCGACGGCGAACGGCCGCGCTCGACGACGCGAGCGACGCGGCCGAGGGGTCCGCGGCGCCCGATTCGGTCTCCGAGACCGCCGACGAGGACGTCGTAGAGCCCCAGCGCGACAATGACGCCGCTCGAGGCGATCGATCGACGACGCTCCTGTTCGAACTGGAGGTCGGCGAACTGCTGGTCTACGCCGCGACGGCGTTTCGGTGGGGCGCCGCTGTCTTCCCGATTCTGCTGGTGACCCTGTTTCTGGACGCCGATTCGGGTGCGGGCTTCGTTCCCGACTTCGTCTTCGAGACCGCCCGGGCGGTCGGCGGTCCCGAATCGATCGACGGGGCCCCGGTCAACGCGCTCCTCATTCTGGCCGCGGTCGCCGCGCTGCAGTGGTTCGTCGCCACGTACGTCGCCAGCGCGCTCTACACGATCGTGAACTACTACGGGTTCCGGCTCGGCCGGCAGGGGAACGATCTGCTCTACGAGCGCGGGCTGCTCCAGCGCTACAGCGGCTCGATCCCGACCGACAAGATTCAGTCGGTGACGGTGACCGACAACCCGCTCCAGCGGCTGGTCGGCTACGCCGGCCTCTGGGTCGAGACCGCCGGCTACGGACCGGAGAGCGCCGGCGGGAATCAGTCGGCCGTTCCGATGGCCGCCGAATCGCGGATCTATCGCTTCGCGACGGCGCTGACCGGCGTCGACCGCCCCGACTTTCGCGGCGCGTCGCCGCTTGCCCGACGTCGGTACCTCGTGCGCTACTCGCTGCTGGCCGTCGGCGTCGTCGCCCTCGCCTTCGGAGCCAGTCGAGTGACGGGCCTCGAGCGCTGGTATCTCGCCGCGGTCGCCGTCGCGGCGGCGCCGCCCGCCGCGCACCTGAAGTACGTCAACATCGGCTATCACGTCGGGGACGATCACATCGTGATCCGGCGCGGGTTCTGGCGACGGCGGACGACGGTTATTCCCTATTACCGCGTGCAAACGATCTCGACGCGGCGGTCGATCTTCCAGCGCCGCCTCGGACTCGCGTCGCTGGTCGTCGATACGGCCAGCTCCCAGACGTTCTCCTGGTCGGAACCGACGATCGAGGACATCGATCTCGAGACGGCGCGGACGCTCCACGAAACCTGCGGCGAGCGACTGCAGACGGCCTTGCGCGAGCGTGCCGGAGACGACGTCGGGCTCTCGGTGGAGCCCGGCGACCGATCGTGA
- a CDS encoding DUF4013 domain-containing protein yields the protein MISDALRYPVSDALGRAALLRCGVSVVALAVGVRYAVAVAPSVVALVPAAVAFVGAVVLFGTAAVILGSDDRRPLPSVRAVVRPGLEALALSVVVLVPAIALLTRSLIETPAALAQENGAGLGLFSLVSSTIAIFFFVACAYAYPAAVAASVSTGRLRAAAEAETVLPALTDPTYFLRWTVGFSFVVVAAWLVAIAVSRGDVLGLLAAGVAAYAVVAGARAVGVGYARASGGGPR from the coding sequence ATGATCAGCGACGCGCTTCGGTACCCGGTCAGCGACGCCCTCGGACGAGCGGCGCTGCTCAGGTGCGGCGTCAGCGTCGTCGCGCTCGCGGTCGGGGTGCGGTACGCGGTCGCGGTCGCGCCGTCGGTCGTCGCGCTCGTTCCCGCGGCCGTCGCGTTCGTCGGCGCCGTCGTCCTCTTCGGCACGGCGGCCGTCATCCTCGGATCGGACGACCGACGACCGTTGCCGTCCGTTCGGGCGGTCGTCCGCCCCGGCCTCGAGGCGCTCGCCTTGTCGGTCGTCGTCCTCGTCCCGGCGATCGCCCTGCTGACGCGATCGCTGATCGAGACGCCGGCGGCGCTCGCACAAGAGAACGGCGCGGGGCTGGGACTGTTCTCGCTCGTCTCCTCGACGATCGCGATCTTCTTCTTCGTCGCGTGTGCGTACGCGTATCCGGCCGCCGTGGCCGCGAGCGTCTCGACCGGACGACTGCGCGCGGCCGCCGAGGCGGAGACGGTACTGCCCGCGTTGACCGATCCGACGTACTTCCTGCGGTGGACCGTCGGATTTTCGTTCGTCGTGGTCGCGGCGTGGCTCGTCGCGATAGCCGTCAGTCGTGGCGACGTGCTGGGGTTGCTCGCCGCGGGGGTCGCCGCCTACGCCGTCGTCGCGGGCGCCCGCGCCGTCGGCGTCGGCTACGCTCGAGCGTCGGGCGGCGGGCCGAGATAG
- a CDS encoding ABC transporter substrate-binding protein yields the protein MADGNNLSRRTILKGAGIAGTASVTALAGCTGGGGSTLEVLHGWTGGDGKEAADALFSAFEEEHSDVDYDENPIGGGGNENLDNTVRNRLQGNDPPSSFAGWPGANLELYGDAVGDIESEVWDEADLKDAHVEEAVELCQHNGGFSAVPLGSHRLNDLFYNVEVLESAGVDPSSIDSADALIDALDAVESETDATPFAFSLEPWCILQTWAQTMLGEHGYEAYMNFIEGNGDESAVRDTFEKLEEILGYINNDAASVDFTEVNQDIMSGDAAFIHQGNWAAGAYIADDRDLEYGTDWDAIQYPGTEDYYTLHIDSFIYPSDNPTPDDTATWLQFVGSEEAQVAFNQYKGSIPTLTDVPTDEFNAYLTDTIDDFDNVSEKPPTLAHGLAVNPTTQDDLEGVLNNNFADPYDVDGATSGFMDSV from the coding sequence GTGGCCGACGGTAACAACCTATCACGTCGAACGATTCTCAAGGGTGCGGGTATAGCAGGAACGGCGAGTGTAACCGCCCTCGCGGGCTGTACCGGCGGTGGCGGCAGTACGCTCGAAGTCCTTCACGGATGGACCGGCGGCGACGGGAAAGAGGCCGCTGACGCGCTCTTCTCGGCGTTCGAGGAAGAGCACTCGGACGTCGACTACGACGAGAACCCGATCGGCGGCGGCGGCAACGAAAACCTCGACAACACGGTTCGTAACCGACTCCAGGGGAACGATCCGCCGAGTTCGTTCGCCGGATGGCCCGGCGCGAACCTCGAACTGTACGGAGATGCGGTCGGCGACATCGAGTCGGAGGTGTGGGACGAGGCCGACCTGAAGGACGCCCACGTCGAGGAAGCGGTCGAACTCTGCCAGCACAACGGCGGCTTCTCGGCGGTTCCGCTCGGCTCCCACCGCCTGAACGACCTCTTTTACAACGTCGAGGTCCTCGAGAGCGCCGGCGTCGATCCGAGTTCGATCGACAGCGCCGACGCGCTGATCGACGCGCTGGACGCCGTGGAGTCGGAGACCGACGCGACGCCGTTCGCGTTCTCGCTCGAGCCGTGGTGTATCCTCCAGACGTGGGCCCAGACGATGCTCGGCGAACACGGCTACGAGGCCTACATGAACTTCATCGAAGGCAACGGCGACGAGAGCGCCGTCCGCGACACCTTCGAGAAGCTCGAAGAGATCCTCGGTTACATCAACAACGACGCGGCCTCCGTCGACTTCACCGAGGTCAACCAGGACATCATGAGCGGCGACGCCGCGTTCATCCACCAGGGCAACTGGGCCGCCGGCGCATACATCGCGGACGACCGCGACCTCGAGTACGGCACCGACTGGGACGCGATCCAGTACCCCGGGACGGAGGACTACTACACCCTCCACATCGACTCGTTCATCTACCCGAGCGACAATCCGACGCCGGACGATACCGCGACCTGGCTCCAGTTCGTCGGGTCCGAAGAAGCGCAGGTCGCGTTCAACCAGTACAAGGGATCGATTCCGACGCTGACGGACGTGCCTACCGACGAGTTCAACGCCTACCTCACGGACACGATCGACGACTTCGATAACGTGTCGGAGAAGCCGCCGACGCTCGCACACGGTCTCGCCGTGAATCCGACCACCCAGGACGACCTCGAGGGCGTCCTCAACAACAACTTCGCGGACCCCTATGACGTCGACGGTGCAACGAGCGGGTTCATGGACTCCGTCTAA
- a CDS encoding universal stress protein, whose translation MYDAILVPTDGSDSSTAAVEQAVAIAEGDATTVHFLHVIDVGTEMSAGASGSIAPQLTETLEDEAESALDEATSRAERAGVSHERVTREGDPHEVIAEYTAESGIDIVVMGASGQSGVKERLLGSTTDRVVRSVDTSVLIARP comes from the coding sequence ATGTACGACGCTATTCTGGTTCCGACCGACGGGAGCGACTCGAGCACGGCGGCGGTCGAGCAGGCCGTCGCGATCGCCGAGGGTGACGCGACGACGGTTCATTTCCTCCACGTCATCGACGTGGGCACGGAAATGTCCGCGGGTGCATCCGGGAGCATCGCTCCCCAGCTCACCGAGACGCTCGAGGACGAGGCCGAATCGGCGCTCGACGAGGCCACGAGCCGGGCCGAACGGGCGGGAGTGAGTCACGAGCGCGTCACACGGGAGGGCGATCCCCACGAGGTGATCGCGGAGTACACCGCTGAAAGCGGGATCGATATCGTAGTTATGGGCGCAAGCGGCCAGTCGGGCGTGAAAGAACGCCTCCTCGGAAGTACGACCGATCGCGTCGTTCGATCCGTCGATACGTCGGTACTGATCGCTCGCCCCTGA
- a CDS encoding ABC transporter ATP-binding protein: MAETQLDDVRKVFTEDDGNEIVAVNDVSIDIEDGEFLVLVGPSGCGKSTTLRMIAGLESITDGEIRLDDRVINDLPAKERNIAMVFQSYALYPHMTVRENMAFGLEESTDLSDDEIATRVEETAKMMGIDPLLDRKPEELSGGQQQRVALGRAIVREPAVFLMDEPLSNLDAKLRAQMRTELQQLQEQLETTTVYVTHDQTEAMTMGDRIAILNDGELQQVGTPLECYHEPANAFVADFIGEPAMNFFDVTRRDADGDGAVLVGGNLEYAVSDDIATAIGDRSDLVLGVRPEDIDIQHSDGNPRRADGHTVPATVTVVEPTGDENIVYLDLGEDGSETAIVTIDGMSRIEAGDSVVAHIPEDAIHVFDGKTNEALHNRRVESSEPRAPNI, encoded by the coding sequence ATGGCAGAAACCCAACTCGACGACGTACGAAAAGTATTCACGGAAGACGACGGCAACGAGATCGTCGCCGTCAACGACGTATCGATCGACATCGAGGACGGGGAGTTCCTCGTCCTCGTCGGCCCCTCGGGCTGTGGCAAGTCGACGACGCTGCGAATGATCGCGGGACTCGAGTCGATCACGGACGGCGAGATTCGCCTCGACGACCGGGTGATCAACGACTTGCCGGCGAAGGAGCGAAACATCGCGATGGTGTTCCAGTCCTACGCGCTGTACCCGCACATGACCGTGCGGGAGAACATGGCGTTCGGACTCGAGGAGTCCACCGACCTCTCGGACGACGAGATCGCCACCCGAGTCGAAGAGACCGCCAAGATGATGGGGATCGATCCCCTGCTGGACCGGAAGCCCGAAGAGCTCTCCGGCGGCCAGCAACAGCGGGTCGCGCTCGGCCGCGCGATCGTCCGGGAGCCGGCCGTCTTCCTGATGGACGAACCCCTCTCGAACTTAGACGCCAAGCTCCGCGCGCAGATGCGGACCGAGCTCCAGCAGCTCCAGGAGCAACTCGAGACGACGACGGTCTACGTCACGCACGACCAGACGGAAGCGATGACGATGGGCGACCGGATCGCCATCCTCAACGACGGCGAACTGCAGCAGGTCGGCACGCCCCTCGAGTGCTACCACGAACCAGCGAACGCGTTCGTGGCGGACTTCATCGGCGAGCCGGCGATGAACTTCTTCGACGTCACGCGCCGCGACGCGGACGGCGACGGAGCCGTTCTCGTCGGCGGGAACCTCGAGTACGCCGTCTCGGACGACATCGCGACGGCGATCGGCGACCGGAGCGATCTCGTCCTCGGCGTGCGGCCGGAGGATATCGACATCCAACACAGCGACGGCAACCCTCGGCGCGCGGACGGCCACACCGTCCCCGCGACGGTCACCGTCGTCGAACCGACCGGCGACGAGAACATCGTCTACCTCGATCTCGGCGAGGACGGAAGCGAGACGGCCATCGTGACGATCGACGGGATGAGCCGGATCGAAGCCGGCGACAGCGTGGTCGCACACATCCCCGAGGACGCGATTCACGTCTTCGACGGGAAAACCAACGAGGCGCTCCACAACCGCCGCGTCGAGAGCAGCGAGCCTCGAGCGCCGAACATCTGA
- a CDS encoding carbohydrate ABC transporter permease: MSEQSVTTEQATSTDHETGGISIGQIGLYATLAGLVGFYLIPIESGLVTSIKTSAGLDNTMPFLPPTTGSWITFEKWQVAFDFLAPGMVNSMLFTIPSTILCAILGSMAAYGLTLVDWRGQIAVLSLFIAGIFVPYQAVIVPLFQFWSQYMQLGTRLSFLWGLPLLEPHYATILELIITHTAYGIPIVTLLFRSQYKTMSEEMIEAARLDGASIWRVYQRIVLPLSIPMFAVVFIFQFTQIWNEFLFSLTIIGSTNDPAASATLILSGLGQSLEGTDYPLRMAGAFITALPTLLVYVLFADKFAEGVQT, encoded by the coding sequence ATGAGCGAACAATCAGTCACCACCGAGCAGGCGACGTCGACAGACCACGAGACCGGCGGGATTTCGATCGGCCAGATCGGGCTGTACGCGACGCTGGCCGGCCTCGTCGGGTTCTACCTGATCCCGATCGAGTCCGGACTCGTGACGTCGATCAAAACGTCGGCGGGACTCGATAATACCATGCCCTTCCTTCCGCCCACTACCGGAAGCTGGATCACGTTCGAGAAGTGGCAGGTCGCGTTCGATTTCCTCGCGCCCGGGATGGTCAACAGCATGCTGTTCACCATCCCCTCGACGATCCTGTGTGCGATCTTGGGCAGCATGGCCGCCTACGGGCTGACGCTCGTCGACTGGCGAGGGCAGATCGCCGTGCTGTCGCTGTTCATCGCGGGCATCTTCGTCCCGTATCAGGCGGTGATCGTCCCGCTCTTCCAGTTCTGGAGCCAGTACATGCAACTGGGCACGCGGCTCTCGTTCCTGTGGGGCCTCCCGCTGCTCGAGCCGCACTACGCGACGATCCTCGAGTTGATCATCACGCACACGGCCTACGGGATTCCGATCGTGACGCTGCTGTTCCGGTCGCAGTACAAGACGATGTCCGAGGAGATGATCGAGGCCGCGCGACTCGACGGCGCGTCGATCTGGCGGGTCTACCAACGGATCGTCCTCCCGCTGTCGATCCCGATGTTCGCGGTCGTGTTCATCTTCCAGTTCACCCAGATCTGGAACGAGTTCCTGTTCTCGCTGACGATCATCGGGAGCACCAACGACCCGGCCGCGTCCGCGACCCTCATCCTGTCCGGGCTCGGCCAGTCGCTCGAGGGAACGGACTACCCGCTTCGGATGGCGGGCGCGTTCATCACGGCGCTCCCCACGCTGCTCGTCTACGTGCTGTTCGCCGACAAGTTCGCGGAGGGGGTACAGACATGA